The nucleotide window agaaaataaaagtaatataattatattcataaataaaaataagacaaattcaAATTATAAACTAGAGTTAAAAACTAAGTGCAAATTAAATAGCATATTTCTCCAGTATCTATACCACCCACTCCCAACACCTAGGAGGAGGAATGTACTCGGTGGCGGAACATCTTCTAGCCCACGGGAGCATTGGCTTTTCCTACatatagttttttaaaattgttttgaaTAGTTATATGTTTTGTTCTTCTGTTGTCAAGTATCttctattattgattatttttaaataatataatattttttttattttttgctgaCATTACTTCTTATCATATTTTTACCAGGTAATGTAGGTATCTACCATCAAAGAGGAGTAGGGATAGACCAACGAAGAAGCATAAGGAGAAGAAGCGAGTGTAATGGCTAGTAGGTACTCACAGTAACCGGTTGAAAAGTAATAAGGGGTGCTATTAGCAAAACATatacaaaggttgaattatttacaGATAATCGATATATAGATTATTCACGGTAGATGGGCAATAAGTGAGATTACTCGATATgagtttttctaattttttggttataaattatgttttatttttaggataatttgaaattaaaaatctcaatttttttaattttaaaatactaattttattatattattttaactttctgagtcattttattctaaaaatatcaattttaaaatactatttaaaatttttaaattcgaTTCTCAACTAACTATTTTTCTTTCCTTAAtctattatataataaaaaaaattcgaaaTTAGTAAAATTAAGAAAGGCTGAGATGTTGGCCCATGGTTGTCTAATAGTGTTAGTATGTACTAGTACATGGAAAGGAGATGGCCaattcttggtttgtttttctcgtcCACCACAATGCAACTTGGTCGAATAGTGGGATGTTCTTAGCTATTACTCCTTGCCggaaaattgttttctttttcttttcggTTGGttttgtatgagattgtctcaaTATGAGACAGGTAGACTAATCaatctaattaaaatttttcttaatatgcgCTCAATACTTGATCTATTTAAAGTcataattgatatatttaagattaaaattgaatttttttataagttataactgatcataattaatcactttaaggtctgaattgatcattcttagatcaaaattaaaatttttataacaaagaAGCCTTGAACTCTTGGTCATTTACAAGAGcattcattgaatcaattggcaaacataatttaaaatcgaaacttcctCCACCTTCACATACCAGGTAAGCAAACATTACACTTAACTTTATTTCCTAGTTCATTATGGACAAAAACTGTTAAGAAAAGagcaatatcactattattgatctatgattaaagagtacaagtactcttatgttccattaaaaccatcatgtatgcattgaataagagtacttgcattgtgcaatgttttaacactattattgatagttttattgatCAATCATTTGTcgtttgaaattcatccatagatAGATAGAATAGTACCATTTTATTAAACTTCGTTCTGAAATTGTGAAAACAGAACAATATtaaggtagaaattgatcagtttaacttcaaaattgatcacttataggtctaaattggaattttttattttaattgatatattttagttttattttatgttgaaattgatacctttatgatcaaaattgatacctttaaggttaaaattaataaatgccTAGAGAATGGAAAAAACAAGAGAAAGCGTGTAATGTTGTTATACGTGCGAATTGTGCCGgtccaaattgacggtctcataagGAGACCGTCTCCTCCAAATTTTTGTGTTTCTTTTTAGtttgtcaaattttatttttgattatatttcacattttttttaatttttataaacaaattaaacttaTGTATTCATTCTAATCACTGTTTCTCCAAGTGTACTTTTTTCTTggtttttcctttaaatatggAGCAAATTGGGTGAAAATGAAGTACTTCTTCAATTCTGatatacttgctacataacGATTTTGGgcactatttatcgttcaagtttattttatatattgtggctaatatgtaagaaaaaaatagtcaaatgagatcttgtttgaatcgtctaattgcatacgtttataagatttatttttatgtttttgaaatgtggataatttaatatataaataatcaaaataacacattaattagattgcataaaaaatcaaatataacaaatataatagaaTATTACACAAGTTTTTTTAGCATTGTTAGTGACTCAGTCGGTGATGTACTTTTATCATCAAATCATAATTCAAACCATGGCCGCTTTGACGAGTGATTGCCTGATAGGTAGGCAGTAAGCCACCACACAAATTCACAATTTCTTGAGTAAGCCGCCgatcaaaaatatatattgtaaaaattattgaaaataactcaataatttattttatatgttatgaataattttattttttattttatttaatattttaatttttattacgtATTTTGTTTCAACATATCTAATAATATGAACCATTACAATCCCATCCCTCTTCTCTCACTACAAATATGCTGAAAGCAAATAAAGTACTTCacatattaatgataaaattagtaaaatataatcaatatgtaaaattatGTATATCAGATgagtaaaatattaaattattttcaataatattttctttcttaAATTGTTGGGAAGTGGACACACAaaagaaagaataataataaccgaaaaaaaaataccaataaCAATGGACAATGGCCGTTGTATTGAGCATAcaataaaaatagagaaataagATTGGAataaatgtatttttatttggGTATATGTGAAGTATAGAATTTCACTTCAATTATTAAATATACTTTTTCCGTTTCTAAATACTTTcaatatttgattatttatgtaatttaatgtactaattcaatcattaaatttcctaattatgtataataaataattttataaactggatattaataaattttgcaTTGAGTCATATTATACAAGATTTCACTTCactatattttatcttatagaTTAGAAGTTactcacaaattaagagtgataaataaataatataatatttctaAACAGAGGGAATATGGTATATGATTCAATTGAGCAATCACGTGACTACATAATGGAATAATAAGTTGAATATGAGTAAGATTAAGACTTGAACTTCTGATCTCAAATTTAATTGCCCATAAATGAGAGAATGATGCAAAGATTTAATGTAATTTAGTTAAGAAAATTACTTGGTAGTATTTATAGGCTTTTCTTActcttttaagttttttgttcTTCCAAAATTCCATTAATCTCTTGACAAAACATTTCACTTGACGGATTCATATATAAgtcaaaattttctaatttatcactttaaaatgataagtaatcactttaacatattaaatatatgtaaatcAGTTTTACATAGTTTCAACATAAAACcgtcttatttaagaatttatgttaATCCATTTTAACAATAGTTGGAGCCGGTGGCCCATTGATTATTTCATCAGCCAATGGAATTGTTTGACGCCCGTAGGTTATTACACTTATGATTGCCTTGgttggataaaaattaaatctttaGGAAaagaaataacataaaaaaatgaattttctttataaaaagtTTTTACATATTTTACTTGAGCAATTTTTAATTAGATTTTTGTACCATTTTGTCCCTCCAATACATCAAGGGGTGAAGTCAAGTGTTTCTGTCCCTTTTTCTAACCAACTTCTATTTGACTCTACATTACTTCATATAGACCCATAATTTCcttcacaaaagaaaaaagaaaaaggacaAGAAAATATGTGGAATGAAaagattaaacaaaaattaatttatatttgtagTTTATTACGTTTTCCTTATCCACATTCCAACTTCTAGGCTTAGATACTAATATTCTCTTTCTCTCATGCAATTATACGTTCCTACTAttaaatttacttatttttatttttaattatataattttcattCACACATTAAACTTAAATTTTCATCTAATCTTCCACAAGttgaataaatattaataattcattttttattttccttctaAATATATAGGGCAAATTTGATAGattagataaatatttttttttaagtttttaagggtTAGCAAATTGTTTGTATCTAACACCTTATAATATCTAATTTTGAACCTTTTTTTGACAAAGATGGAAACCAATGACTACTACAAATTTTATATGAGGTTACCTCACACCTTATAATATTCTTGGTGTGGAACATAGTTTGATTTAGTATAGCAACTTGAAtataatgaataatgatataGTTGTATAGTTAGTTGTTAGCCTCTAATTTTATAAAAGCATTTTGCATATCATCTTTGGATAAAAGGGTGAGATTATATTTTCTGAGATCTAATAGATGTTactctaaaataaaaaagtacgactattaatttttattattaattattttaatattttatatttctttttatttactattactatctcatttagtttttttatgctttttatcAATCAATCAAGTATTTTAACATTAATCTATTACGAATTATTTACTTTCTACAAgctttaattatacataattaacgatatttagaattgaagatGTGTATTAATAAACGTGAAAACCAAATAAAGCTCATCTTGTATAAGACCGTTTCATGGTGAGACGACTTCATAACAGGAAGCCAATAAACGAAAATGACATTAAATAGGAAAGAGAAGTACTGaatttttaaactttattaatcTGAATATGAGTCGAATTCAATCTAAATCTAACCGATGATGATTCTTACTTCTATGCAAACTAAACATGGAAACAGATCAAGTATCAACAACTGGATTAAATAAGCTAAAAACACTAATCCATATCCATATAATATGTAAAGAGGAGATCAAGAgatcaatataaaaataatccaCAAATTAAGGATAATCTTCATTAATCACAAATTCACAAGCTGCATTTATAATAGTGTATCTCTTAcatgtacattattattatactcTACTCTAGGAAGACTAATATATTTACAACTTCCATAGATTTTTCCACTCTCAAATGCAAACAAGAGCAAGAAAAAGAAAGTTTTCAATAATCCTATCTAAACAAATTCCCATAATCTTAACATGGGTGTGCCGATAAGCCATTGACttttgattttgactttttGCTGAcgttttatcttttaaattagaaaaaacaGCTAACAGTCAACAACTTATTTTTATCAAACGTCTTCATAACACTTGACTTAATCTCATCGAATAAACTTTTAGCCACTCAAAACAGTGACAAACATTTGCCAAGAAGAGCATTAACCTTGGTGTTTAGTAGATAATCTCTTAAGCAACTCATAAGTAGTGACCATTGTAGCAGCAGACATAGACATTGAAGCCCATCTAGGCCCTAACCCTCTATAACAAGCTGAAAATCCACCCTCCTTAACCAAATCCCTCACCGTCTGCGCCACCGTAGGCGGCCGCCCTCGGCCGCCACCTCTCTCTCTTTCCAACACTTGCAATCTAGTCTTAATGGTGTCAAGTGGTGTAGTAATCAAGGCTGAAAACCCACTTGCTAATGCTGCACTTACCCCTTGAACACCAACCACAAACATAGGATTAGCCTCTAAAAACTTTCCATTTTCACAATTTACACTATCAAATTTCCATTTACATTTATAACAACTAATTCCATCCCAAATTAATCTATATGAAACTGAATAAGAACCCCACCAAACAGCACTTGAAGGTGCATATGTCAAAGCAGAGATACCAAATCCTCTGTATAACCCTCTAAATCCATCCACACTCAAAATCTTCTTAAATGCATCAAACCCATTTCTATAATTAGAAAACCCATTTGTTTGAACCATTAATCTTTGACTAACAACATCAACCGGGGTCCACACAAGTTGGGCAGCCATTGAAGCACTTAAACCTGCAACAGCATTAGCAATGGTGGCTGATGAAGCTTCAGAAAAACCTACCCTTAAACTTGCTTTCCCTATACTACTCTTTGTAACCTCTAGGGCAGCCATGTATAGGGCCCTAGCTGGAATGGTACCCATTAAGGATGTACCAAATCCTTTGTAAAATGATCGAGGGCCTTCCTGGGTTAACATCAGGGAGGCCATTCTCGAACATGGTATCGGGGCTAGATTTACCTGCTGTCGGGTTTTTAATACGACGGCGGGGTAAAGTGCGGCGGAGACGCCCGAGAATAGGGCGGCTCCTAAGAAGAAGAATCTTGATTTATCAAGCATTTGCCAATCTACATCTGCTGGTAATCGGATTTCTCTTGAATCATCTTCAATTGCACTAAAACTCATATTAATTGATGATTTGGGTTAAAATCTGAATTGGGTATGGGTGATTTCGtgtattttttaatcaaataaataacatataaaaagaaTGAAACATAGAACTTGGATTACCGAAGAATTGATTAGTTATATGAAAATTAGGGATCTGTGTATGgagttttagagagagaaagagatcaTTGAAGAGTGAAAAGTTGGAGCATGAGAGGAAAAGCGGATTTTTAAGGAGACAATATATAAGGGGGATTGGATTGCGATGAGCCGGTAGCTGACTACGTGTAGAAATTAGGAATCGATATCGAATTTCACTTTCATTATATTTGCTACTTATTTTACACAATTTATTACAATTAAGTACCAGTATTTTAGAACGGATAAAGTATTTTGTAAAATCGAGTTAAAATCGAATTCGATAATAAAGTTGCATAAATATTATATCATTGGTTGATTTTGaacacatatatatttacaagtaacgaataaaattttttctcattttcatttgATTTGCACCATTTTGTAAATGTACATATACTAATTTGTAATTTCTCTCTTTCATTATAATTATAAGtgataatgatatttttccaaataatatataatatattactaCTAGTTATAAGTATTTCACAATGAAAATAATGATAGAAAAAAtggataacaaataaaatattttcttgtttcttttcaaatgtctAATTTGTTTTTGGTTAGTATTTATCATTCACTctgaatttgtattttgttcttaattcATACAttgaaatatagtcaaatgagatattgtttgattcgttcaatataaaatttattaatatctagtatttatagttttaaattatatattaagtattaaattattacattaataaacgtgtaaaaaaataaatgaattatttaaaatgaagTGAGGAGTAAATAATAAATAGACAAAAAAGTGAAACATATCGGTTGTTACTAAAAACAAAAGaatgtaaaataaaaagttgatgAAAATTAAATGGATATGTAAGTGGGCGAATAAGTCCAAATCATGCCTGTGGAATGGGAAAGACCGTGGTCAGTGCCTGAGTGGTACCGAATTAGTGGTTTTTCTAGCTCACAATTCTAATTTTACTCTTTGGTCCACacattttgctttaattatagttttaatctgtattatttattttgtattatttttatttttaatggtaattttattttttaaattgtaaatatattttttaattttttttattttattcatataatttatcattttttcttttacggctaatctcttgagagaccgtctttttgaAAGACGTATCTCAAACCcagtccattaaagattaatgtttacttatcgtattttaaattcctacttacattattgttaatgcttacttactgtatccttaatgcttattttcaatatcttaactGCTtgcttacatcattcttaacgcctacttacaataaaaaaatatataatgggccgccccaattaaagatggtctctcaaatagaccgtctctcacaagaatttgtgttttttttattactaatatcCACTTTCTTTAAATAATactctatttttatttgattcaaaatgagtAAATGAGTGGGATAGAGTAGTATATCAATTCAAATATTCCAATCAActtatttttgttagttttatcttATTCATTAGTTCCTCTTATTCATCTTATTAATTCCATTTATTTTTGAGTTACTATTTAATTATCActcttagtttgtattttattcttaatttataaaaatgagattttatttcattcatttagagcaaggattattaatattaatttttttttatcatacacAATTACAGATATTAATCAAGAGCTATAATGTTATCTCAATAGGTATGAAAAGGCAAATAGCTGGGACTACTAGGAAGAATAAAAgagaacatttttttatttgtaaatgaGAGTAATTATATGGAGTATTTTTTTAGCCAATTGTTAAAACTTTAGGATATGTTATAGGATTATATATATTGGGGGTGCTTGGCAAACAACTAATAACTAGTAGCTGATTTGATCAGCTAaatgtattatttgatttgaCCAGCTAATTATGAATCCACTGCtatgagcagcttgttcaaaaacggcttattcatatcaataagtTGTTTTAACCAAATAGATTACCAAACATTAAAATTGGCTGGTTTGACCACTCAATTCTTtgtttgtatcaaaataagctaaaatgcTTAAGAAGTCATTTTACCAAACACCCCAATATTGTTAATCTCTACCACtagcttatttttttttagtaataattttGTCGTGAACTTTCAGTACTAAATCAAATAACTAACTCTAGTTAATCATTTTAAGCAAAATGAATCAAGTTATTTGAATTATTAGAATTGTTTTTGAAATAATTGTGACTATCTAAATCTTATAATATacactaattaaaatttagaaaaattattaaccagaataattcaactttttaatgatttttctacaataatttcaacttttgatcaaacatgaataatcccaactatgaGGGGTGTTTGCTAAAAATACACAAAAGTAACCTTTTAATTATATAACAAGccattttgcataaaaatttgaaaagtaaatacaaaattaaattataaaaaaagtaaaaaaaaaaaaaatcaagtaagtttattttttgattttaacatttagttttaaatatttttgattttaaaaatttttttttttagcacttaACTTGTAAAAACCGATCACTGTTTGAACAATAATATTTGGATAAATGACCCTAAAGTTGAGATGATTcttgattaattaaaagttaagattatttttaaaaagtcaataaaagcTTGAATTATTGTAGATAACTTTTTctcaaaatttagaaaaattgtATTGGAGATGCTAAAATATCGCCTTTCAAGTTTATTAGGTGGTTGTTTACCAGCTAACAAAGAACTTAACAAGTTATCGAGCCTAACTTTTTGACATAGCAGTATATGTGAATGGGTGTTCAAAACCGAATACTGAATTGATTCGAATTCGATATACCCATTTCTTCGGATTGTATGAATCACTATTCGGTTTTAGTATGAAAAAACCGGATATCTGAAATTTGGATAtccgattttcaattcttttgtttttaaaacaattttactctttctttctttcttacttttatcaattcttttttaaaattttgggtTGATATTTTGGTGTTCTTTCGCATTGGTCAATTCCTATGATCCGTAAATAACTTTTGTAAACTTTAAAAGCATTAGGATTTTGAAAGCATTAGGATAATAAAATGTTATATTCATGATGTAAAAAGTATATAGTcttgataaattt belongs to Amaranthus tricolor cultivar Red isolate AtriRed21 chromosome 17, ASM2621246v1, whole genome shotgun sequence and includes:
- the LOC130804560 gene encoding uncharacterized protein LOC130804560 — protein: MSFSAIEDDSREIRLPADVDWQMLDKSRFFFLGAALFSGVSAALYPAVVLKTRQQVNLAPIPCSRMASLMLTQEGPRSFYKGFGTSLMGTIPARALYMAALEVTKSSIGKASLRVGFSEASSATIANAVAGLSASMAAQLVWTPVDVVSQRLMVQTNGFSNYRNGFDAFKKILSVDGFRGLYRGFGISALTYAPSSAVWWGSYSVSYRLIWDGISCYKCKWKFDSVNCENGKFLEANPMFVVGVQGVSAALASGFSALITTPLDTIKTRLQVLERERGGGRGRPPTVAQTVRDLVKEGGFSACYRGLGPRWASMSMSAATMVTTYELLKRLSTKHQG